The region GTTGTACCAAGCCTTCTATACCGTGCTCGGGCCGTTGCTCTCGTTTGTGCGTCGCGCCAAGCCAGGCTGGGTGGTAAGCACCGAGACCGTTGGCCAGGCCATGTTGGCGGCGGTGCGCCACGGCGCGCCGCATGCAGTGGTGGAACAGGCGCAGATCAATCGCTTGGCCTCCGAGCGTCTCTGATGTTGCACAAGAGCCTGGTGCGTCGCCTGGACCTGATCACCTTGCAACTGTTCGTTGCGGTGTTCGAAGAAGGCACGCTGACCCGCGCGGCTGCCCGTGAAGCCATTGCGGTCTCGGCGGCGAGCAAGCGCCTGATGGAGTTGGAACAGGTACTGGGCGTGAGTTTGTTTGTGCGTCGCGCCAAGGGGATGGACCTGACCGCTGCGGGCGAAACCCTGTTACACCATGCGCGGCAGATGCTGTTCAACGTCGAAAAAATGGGCCTGGAACTGGGTGAACATAGCCACGGCGTGCGCGGTTATGTGCGGATGCTGGCGAATCTGTCGGCGATCATTCAGTTCCTTCCAGAGGACCTGCGCGATTTTTCCGCACGGCACCCCGAAGTGAAAACCGACCTGGAAGAGCGCCCCAGCAATGGCGTGGTGCAAGGCGTGCTGGATGGGGTCGCGGACCTGGGGATTTGCTCCAGTGACACCGACACCAAAGACCTGCCCTGCGTGCTTTATCGCCACGACAAACTGGTGGTGCTGATGCCGTCGGATCATCCGTTGGCCACACGCCAGACCTTGGCATTCGCTGAAACCCTCGACAGCGATTACGTCGGCCTGCATGCCGCCAGCTCCATCAATATGCGCACCCACGCCGCCGCACGCGAGGCGGGCAAGATGCTGCGCCTGCGCATCCATGTGCCGGGGTTTGATGCGATGTGCCGGATGGTCCAGGCGAATATGGGCATCGGCATCCTCCCGCAAAAGGCCTATGAGCTGTTTGGTCGTGCGTTGGGGTTGCACGCCGTGCCGCTGACGGATACCTGGTCGGATCGCCGCTTGATCGTGGTGGTGCGCGATGAGGCGCAGTTGTCGCCGGTCAGTCGGTTACTGTTCGATTATCTGAGTGTTCGTGTTTCGCGAACGCTCCTTGCCAACTGACGGTTGGATTTATCGTCCCCTTGTCCTCTAGCCTTGGTCGCACATTCCAAGAATAAGAGGCACACCCCATGACGGCTCCGTTGAGCGGTATCAAGGTGATCGAGATCGGCACCCTGATTGCCGCGCCGTTCGCCGCCCGGCTGATGGCCGAGTTTGGCGCCGAAGTGATCAAGATCGAAGCCATGGGCCAGGGCGACCCGCTTCGCAAATGGCGAAAGCTGCACGAAGGCACGTCGCTGTGGTGGTACCTGCAATCGCGCAACAAGAAGTCCCTGGCGCTGGACCTCAAGTCCCCTGAAGGCCTGGGCTTGATCAAGCAACTGCTCGGTGACGCCGACGTGCTGATCGAAAACCTGCGCCCCGGCGGCCTGGAAAAGCTCGGCCTGGGCTGGGACGTGTTGCACGCCCTCAACCCCAAGCTGACCCTGGTGCGTATCTCCGGCTACGGCCAGACGGGCCCTTATCGCGACCGCCCGGGCTTTGGTGCCATCGGCGAGGCGATGGGCGGCATCCGCTACACCACCGGCAACCCGGATTCGCCTCCGGCGCGGGTGGGTGTGAGCCTGGGCGATTCCCTCGCGTCACTGCACGGTGTGATTGGCGCGTTGATGTCGCTGCTGCGGGTCAAGACCGGGCAGGGCGACGGGCAGATTGTCGATGTGTCGCTGGCCGAAAGTGTGTTCAACCTGATGGAAAGCCTGGTGCCCGAATACGACATGCTCGGCCATGTGCGTGAGCGCAGCGGCGGCGCCTTGCCCGGCATTGCGCCGTCCAATACCTACCTGACCGCCGACGGCGCATATGTGGTAATCGCCGGTAACAGCGACCCGATCTACAAGCGCCTGATGCATACCATTGGCCGCGCCGACCTGGCCGAAGCGCCCGAATTCGCCCACAACGATGGTCGCGCAGCCAAAAGTGGCTTGCTCGATGCGGCAATCACCCACTGGACCAGCAGCCAGCCCATCGACCAGGTGCTCAGTGCCTTGCAAGCCGCTGAAGTGCCGGCCGGGCGTATCTATTCAGTGGCTGATATCGTCAGCGACCCGCACTACCAGGCGCGCGACATGCTGCTCAATGCCGAACTGCCCGGTGGCGTTTCAGTGAAGATGCCCGGCATTGTGCCCAAGCTTTCCGAAACCCCTGGCGCCGTGAACTGGCAGGGCCCGACGCTTGGCCAGCACACTGACGACATCCTCGCTGGCCTCGGCCTGACAGACGCTGATATCCAACGCCTGAAAACCTCGGGAGTGGTGCAATGATCACGGACTATTGCGACCCGCTGATCGTGCAGGAAGTGTCCCCGCGCGATGGCTTGCAAATCGAGCCCACCTGGGTCGAGACGGCCGACAAGATTGCGTTGATCGACCAGCTGTCCCTGGCCGGTTTTTCGCGGATCGAAGCCGGTTCGTTTGTCTCGCCCAAGGCCATTCCTGCCTTGCGCGATGGCGAGCAGGTGTTCCAGGGCATCCACCGGCGCCCCGGCGTTATCTATGTCGCGCTGATCCCCAACCTCAAAGGCGCGCAGCGCGCCATTGAGTCGCGGGCCGATGAGCTGAACCTGGTGATGTCCGCCAGCCAGACCCACAACCTGGCGAATATGCGCATGCGCTGCGAGGCCTCGTTGGCGGCATTTGAAGACATTGTCAGCTTTGCTGCCGACTACCCGGTGCGCCTCAATGGCAGCATCGCCACCACCTTCGGTTGCCCGTTCGAAGGCAGGATTG is a window of Pseudomonas antarctica DNA encoding:
- a CDS encoding LysR family transcriptional regulator, which codes for MLHKSLVRRLDLITLQLFVAVFEEGTLTRAAAREAIAVSAASKRLMELEQVLGVSLFVRRAKGMDLTAAGETLLHHARQMLFNVEKMGLELGEHSHGVRGYVRMLANLSAIIQFLPEDLRDFSARHPEVKTDLEERPSNGVVQGVLDGVADLGICSSDTDTKDLPCVLYRHDKLVVLMPSDHPLATRQTLAFAETLDSDYVGLHAASSINMRTHAAAREAGKMLRLRIHVPGFDAMCRMVQANMGIGILPQKAYELFGRALGLHAVPLTDTWSDRRLIVVVRDEAQLSPVSRLLFDYLSVRVSRTLLAN
- a CDS encoding CaiB/BaiF CoA transferase family protein, whose amino-acid sequence is MTAPLSGIKVIEIGTLIAAPFAARLMAEFGAEVIKIEAMGQGDPLRKWRKLHEGTSLWWYLQSRNKKSLALDLKSPEGLGLIKQLLGDADVLIENLRPGGLEKLGLGWDVLHALNPKLTLVRISGYGQTGPYRDRPGFGAIGEAMGGIRYTTGNPDSPPARVGVSLGDSLASLHGVIGALMSLLRVKTGQGDGQIVDVSLAESVFNLMESLVPEYDMLGHVRERSGGALPGIAPSNTYLTADGAYVVIAGNSDPIYKRLMHTIGRADLAEAPEFAHNDGRAAKSGLLDAAITHWTSSQPIDQVLSALQAAEVPAGRIYSVADIVSDPHYQARDMLLNAELPGGVSVKMPGIVPKLSETPGAVNWQGPTLGQHTDDILAGLGLTDADIQRLKTSGVVQ